The Pelagicoccus enzymogenes genomic interval TAGTCGTCTATCGAAGCTTGGAACTCCTTCTTCAGGCCCTCGACAGTGTCGGCCTGAAAGGTGACTACATCCCTCATGTTTATGACTTCTCCATGGAAGATCTCGGCTTCCTCGTCGAATTGAACTGTTCCTACATATCCTTTGTATTCCATGATCTTTACTCTCCTGCAGCTTCCAGAAACCGTCTGACTGACTTTACTGCTCCCTTGTCCGTTTCCTTCTGCGGGTGAGGGCGGTGGAACACAGCTCTCACGCCGTTTAGGTAGACACGAACTCGAGATCCACTTCCCTCGGAAATCTCTGCTCCCAAGGCTGAGAGCATGTTCTCGATGTCCTTCCAAGGTAAGTCTGATCGTTCTGGACGCTCCCTTACTTTTTCTAGGGTAAGTCGTTGTTTGCGATTCACGGTAAAATGGTGGCAAGATATGCCACCATGTCAAGGTTTCCTATTTTTGCCCAACGTCGAGTGCATACGCGGAGGCCGTAAGCGGAGCGTTGGCCGGAGTTGTATGGCACGACTTGTTCGCTAAGTTTTTTTTCTTACGATTTTAGTAATTACAGGGTTCTTGGCATCCATAAAAAAGTAGCAACGACCCCAGAGTGCCTTCATTCCGAACTCGTCGAATTTGTTGGGGCCTTGTGGAGTCATCAAGACTTCGTCCCTCGTTAGTGCTTCCAAATGTCTTTCCTTAATTCTCTCCATGTTTTGATCCGCAATATCCGTGAGAACTACGTTGTAGGCGGGATGGTTGTACTGGATCAAAATATTCCCGTCATCCATGTTCAAGGGATTCATGTCTGGATGGTAGTTGAAGATCTTGGACAGTGTCCCTAATGCTTCGCTTTTTGCTTCTTCATCGTTTAATCCATCTTGAATCAGAACACAGGTTCCGTTTCTGAAGACTACGAAATCTTTTTTTCCATCGGCGTAGTAGTTGAGACGATCAATTATTCTATCCTGTGGGATGGCGATAGCGGGCTCCCACCTCGGAACCGGTGGAAAATCGTCTTTTGGCTCTTCTTTCTTCTGGCTGAATAGTCCTGAGAGTAAACCCATTGTTAGGATGGTTGTGAAAATCGCTTTTTTCATCTTTTCAGCGAACGTCAAAGACTCACGATGTCGGCTTCGACTGAGGTTCCAAGTCTGTTGAGGTTGATTTCATGGGGTCGTTGTGAAAGGGGCGGGCGTTTGCCGACATTGTGAGCTCTGCCTTGTTCTGCCTCATTGTTTTATGCCAAAGGTGAATATGCAAATGAACAATAAGACCGCACTCACCGAGGCTAATGCCCATGATGCAATGACTCTAAGTCTATGCGTCTCGCAGAAATCGATCTCTTCACTCATACCTCTTTCTTTATATTTTCTTTTATAAAGGTAGGTTACTGTTCCAAGGCATGAGATGAGGTCCGAATCAGTCCATGCTGTCCTACATCCAGTATGTATCCATAAGTCATGATGCTCTCTTTTCAGTTTTCTCAGAAATCGCCAAGAGAACCAACTCTCAATGGTAAGTGTGGCAAAGAACAGGATGAATGCTGCTATCGTGATATCTGACATTTGTTTATGCAGAACGTGAAAGCCATACGCGTAGGTCATCGCGGAGCGATGACCGGAGTTGTATGGGCTGCCTGGGTACGCCCGGCATGGGCGTCGACTGATGTGGTTAAAGTCCACTGCGCATGGAACCTGTAGGTTATGATCATTAGCGAAAGTAAACTAAGAAAAAGCGCTAGCCGAAGGCAACTGCGAAGTCGCGAGGCTTCGTGGGAAGGAAGCCCTAGGCAAAGCCGCGAGACGATGTACAAGAACGCCATACAAGGCCCAGCGCCTCGGGCGAGCGTGCCCAGCGACGCGAAGCCCGGAGAAGGTTCGGGGCGCAGGGTAAATGGCGCGTTTGCGCGGCGGAAGTCGACGTCCTTATCCGGGGAGGCCTCATGCTCCCGCGGGGATGGCTTAAACCTGCCATCGGATCTCCGCAGCTCCCGCAGCGATGCGGGAGTCGGACATGAGGAATCAGCAGAGGGCATAGTAGCGCCATGAGGCGAGCCGGGAGTAGCTGCCGACGGGGGACCCGTCCAGCGAAGGGTCCGAAACTCGCATGGGGCGAAGGCCCGAACCGACACGACGGGTTCCGGCCCGAACTCTCGCCCTGCGGGTATGCCTCGCCAGAGGTAGCGCAAGGGCGGCGGGAAGCGGACAGCCGGGACTCGGAACGCGACCTGATGGAAGCGATCCTGGACGCGGAGAACGTGTCCGGGGCGTGGAAGCGGGTGAGGGCCAACAAGGGCGCGGCGGGGGTGGACGGAGTGTCCGTTGAGGACTTCCCCGGCCTCTTCCGCGAAGCTTGGCCCAGGCTGCGCGAGCGGCTGGCGGAGGGCTCGTACGAGCCCGCGCCGACGTTGCGCGCGGAGATAGGCAAGCCCGACGGGGGCAAGAGGCTGCTGGGGATCCCGACCGTATTGGACCGGGTGATACAGCAGGCGATCGTGAGGGTTCTGGGGCCGATATTGGATCCGGGCTTCAGCGAAAGCAGCTTCGGCTTCCGTCCCAATCGCTCGGCGCGCCATGCGGTCGAGCAAGTTGGCGACACCATAAAGTCGGGTCGGCGCGTGGCGGTGGACTTGGACCTGTCCAAGTTCTTCGACCGCGTCGATCATGATATATTGATGTCGAGCCTTGGGAGGAAGGTCCGCGACAGGCGCGTCCTGCGCTTGGTGGGCAAGTACCTCCGGGCGGGAGTCCAGGTCGACGGGCGCCTGCATGCGACGAGGGGGGGCGTGCCTCAGGGCGGTCCGCTTTCGCCGCTGCTGGCCAACGTGGTCCTGGACGAGCTCGACAAGGAGCTCGAATCGCGCGGCCATCGCTTCGCCCGCTACGCGGACGACTTCGTCGTACTCGTCAAGAGCCCTCGGGCTGGCGAGCGGGTGATGGCGAGCGTGAGGAAGTTCCTCGAGCGCAGGCTCAAGCTGAAGGTGAACGAGGGGAAGAGCCGCGTCGTGAAGGCGAGGGAACTGGAGTTCCTCGGCTTCGCCTTCGGAACCGGCGGGAAGATCGTGTGGAGCGAGAAGTCGCTTGGCGTGTTCAAGCGCCGGATACGCGAGTACACGTGCCGCAGCTGGAGCGTGTCCATGGAACGCCGCCTGCTCAAGCTCGCCCAGTACGTTCGCGGCTGGATGGGCTACTACGGCGTCAGCCGGACCTTCAAGGAGGCCAGGCGCCTGGACCACTGGATCCGGCGCCGCGTGCGCTGCTGCTACTGGAAGCAATGGAAGACGCACTCGAACCGGGTCAGGCAGCTCGTGTCCCTCGGGGTCGATCTGCGGACCGCGGTCAAGACCGCGGTGACCCGGCTGGGGCATTGGAAGATGTCCAAGACTCCAGGGGTGAGCCAAGCCCTGTCGAA includes:
- the ltrA gene encoding group II intron reverse transcriptase/maturase; the encoded protein is MEAILDAENVSGAWKRVRANKGAAGVDGVSVEDFPGLFREAWPRLRERLAEGSYEPAPTLRAEIGKPDGGKRLLGIPTVLDRVIQQAIVRVLGPILDPGFSESSFGFRPNRSARHAVEQVGDTIKSGRRVAVDLDLSKFFDRVDHDILMSSLGRKVRDRRVLRLVGKYLRAGVQVDGRLHATRGGVPQGGPLSPLLANVVLDELDKELESRGHRFARYADDFVVLVKSPRAGERVMASVRKFLERRLKLKVNEGKSRVVKARELEFLGFAFGTGGKIVWSEKSLGVFKRRIREYTCRSWSVSMERRLLKLAQYVRGWMGYYGVSRTFKEARRLDHWIRRRVRCCYWKQWKTHSNRVRQLVSLGVDLRTAVKTAVTRLGHWKMSKTPGVSQALSKGYLKGQGVPSLVELWTRVHYPDTSR
- a CDS encoding type II toxin-antitoxin system HicA family toxin, which produces MNRKQRLTLEKVRERPERSDLPWKDIENMLSALGAEISEGSGSRVRVYLNGVRAVFHRPHPQKETDKGAVKSVRRFLEAAGE